One genomic segment of Vulcanisaeta thermophila includes these proteins:
- a CDS encoding 2-isopropylmalate synthase has product MAQEGSVGTPGTGRYVRFLDTTLRDGEQTPGVALKPEDKLVIALKLQELGVDSIEAGFPIVSDGEFRAVKMIAREVTDSEVIVLARARREDIGRAIDADVKAVHTFIATSEIHMKYKLRMSGDEVIEAAVDAVEYAKAHGLTVEFSAEDATRSRPEFLVKVFQSVVDAGADRLDIADTVGVMWPSKMAWLVRYVRSNVRGNYILSVHCHDDFGMAVANSVAAVEAGAEQVHGTINGVGERAGNAALEEVAAAVKFLLGFETRIRFEKIKEASDLVSKLFGIPVPPNKAIVGINAFSHESGIHVHGIINNPLTYEPISPELVGMRRRIVVGKHSGKHAVEHILRSMGIEPTRDVVDAVLARVKELGDMGVRITENDLRLIINEVINGKSSA; this is encoded by the coding sequence ATTGCTCAGGAGGGTTCCGTAGGAACCCCCGGGACGGGTAGGTACGTCAGGTTCTTAGACACCACCCTACGAGATGGCGAGCAAACCCCAGGTGTTGCCCTCAAGCCTGAGGATAAGTTGGTAATAGCCCTCAAATTGCAGGAGCTTGGGGTTGACTCCATAGAGGCTGGGTTCCCCATTGTGAGTGATGGTGAGTTCAGGGCTGTTAAGATGATAGCCAGGGAGGTCACGGACTCCGAGGTCATTGTACTTGCTAGGGCGAGGAGGGAGGATATAGGTAGGGCCATTGATGCCGATGTAAAGGCGGTGCACACATTCATAGCAACATCGGAAATACACATGAAGTATAAGCTAAGGATGAGTGGGGATGAGGTCATTGAGGCGGCCGTTGATGCGGTGGAGTACGCCAAGGCGCATGGCTTAACGGTGGAGTTCAGTGCGGAGGATGCCACTAGGTCCAGGCCTGAATTCCTGGTCAAGGTCTTCCAGTCAGTGGTGGATGCGGGGGCTGATAGGCTGGACATAGCCGACACCGTGGGCGTCATGTGGCCCAGTAAAATGGCCTGGCTTGTGAGGTACGTGAGGAGTAACGTTAGGGGTAACTACATCCTAAGTGTTCACTGCCACGATGACTTTGGGATGGCCGTTGCGAATAGTGTGGCTGCCGTGGAGGCAGGTGCCGAGCAGGTTCACGGAACCATAAACGGGGTTGGTGAGAGGGCTGGTAATGCGGCCCTTGAGGAGGTGGCCGCCGCCGTTAAGTTCCTCCTGGGCTTTGAAACCAGGATTAGGTTTGAGAAGATTAAGGAGGCCTCGGACCTGGTCTCGAAGCTCTTTGGCATACCGGTACCTCCGAATAAGGCCATTGTGGGAATCAACGCCTTCTCCCACGAGTCTGGGATCCACGTCCACGGGATCATAAACAACCCATTAACCTACGAGCCCATAAGCCCAGAACTGGTGGGTATGAGGAGGAGGATTGTGGTTGGTAAGCATAGCGGTAAGCATGCGGTGGAGCACATATTAAGGAGTATGGGTATTGAACCCACCAGGGATGTTGTGG